The genomic DNA AGTCGCACTAAAGTTTCAGATGTACCACAGGAGTGTTATCAGTTACCTATAAAGTCGGTGGCTGATCCATTAGATTGTAGTGATGGGTCATTAGTTTGGTACCACTCATTGTAGGTTCCAAGCTCCGGGTAGATTAAACGGAAGTGAAACCTTCCTTCACATCTAAAGCgacaaagaaattcaaaatatgtacaATAATGACTAATTTGTTAGCTTGATAGGCCTAATGTGAGTCATTGGTTAAGTTTACCATGAGTACTATGGACACAAATTAACAGACTAAGACTCAGGCTCTTTCACCAAAACGTCACCTGGTATTGACAAATACGCTATTGTAGCTTGAACAAGTCAAATACCCCCACCCACCTGAATTCTTCTAGCATTTGAAAGTGACTGTAAATAGAATTTTGATCGTCATTCATGTTTTCGTTCCAGCCTCCAATTGGAAATCTGGTTGGCTTGACATGGTTGACAATGAGTTTCCACATACGGGATTGAGACTCGCAAATCGGCACATGGCGAAGAGGAATCATGGCATTTCCAGGAAGTTGCTAAAAACAACTCGTTCCATCGTTCAGATAACCAACGAAAACTAGATCAAATGGCAACTTACCCGACCCGGTAGATCATTATTAAATGGTTCAAAGCTCGGATTCCAGCGGTTCCATTGGAGCACAAACTCGGTTTGGTAGCTATTGTTCCCGAAACCGACTGCTAGAAAAACATTGTCTCCAGCAAATGTGGCAAAGCTGTTTTGTGGTCCAAACTTAGCGACGGTCATGGACAGTTCTAGCATCTCCAGCACTTCTCCATTTGAACTGGGGTCCATAGAGTACACTTTATTTGAGTATTCGCCTGAACCCATTTCGCCCCCTGCCAATAAAAAGATGTCTGGAATCCACTCTCCATTCCCTAGCACAATAGAACAAGCCATGTGTCGTAAACCTGAAAGCGTCACAGCAATTATCTCAATACTAAAGGACAACTACTGAGTCCATGTACACGTTTGGGCCTCTGTGGTAAAATCTAGAGACCGCCTCCAAGTCCCAAAATAACTGATCTATTGGTTGATTTGCCAGTGATTCAAAATCACCCGTTATGTGTAAACCAAACTTTATTACTATTATTGGCAATAAAAGATTGGAAATCATGACCAGAAGAAACAGAAAACTGAGAACGATAGAGTTCCAATTTCGTTCGTGCATttaaaaatttgcttttaCGTACCTCGTGGTAAGATGAAAGGACTGATACGCCAATCGTCATTCATAATATCGTAAATATAGATTGACAGTGAATAGGTAATTGTATtgctgaaaaaaatcaagagtaGTATGCATTCACCATAAAAACAGAGTATATACacatttttaaatgcaaattttaAGTGAACAAGATAACgtaatgaaacaaaaacagcCCACATCGAAATTGACGACGAGTTAAAAAACCTTTCTTTCAGTAATCAATGCCATatcaataaataaaagtcaagaaaaactTGATTAACTTGCAAACCTCGAACCGCCAATCGAataaatttggctttgatgcAGAATCCCACATTGAGCATAAAATCCTGAGCTTCCATAGCTTGCACCCTTGGTCCAAGATGAATCGCCCAAGATCAACCGATTCATCTCTGGGATTATACTGGAATCATCACTGATACCACCAGCGGCATACAATGCTCCATCCTGGTAATACATTGGGAACATCATTTGTCTATACATCATGGCAGGAAGTGGCAACCAAACACGAGGAAAGGTGTCGAATCTCCAACGATAACACTGGTCTGGGAATACCAATCCTTTCAAGTGGACCCATCTCTAGTCAGTCAAACCATAATTAGTGTTACCTTGTTCCCCTCCTGCCGTATCTGATGTTCCTCCACAGACAAAAATTGAGTCATCGCCATATGCATAACCCATGGCACTCAAGGGAACGGGTAAATCCAGGAAATTGTCATGGCAAACTCCTGAGTGTCCCATAAAAATGGTGGACCCTCTGTGATCACCATTAGGATCACTCCCTCCATGAATGACATGAAATTTTGATGGAGGAAAAAGACgacacattttgaaaacaatgccAGTTTTCGCTACTCCTCTTGTTATGCAGTTCTCACGATTCTTTTCCATTAAAAGTGCCAAATCTGTTTGAATGAACAAACTTGAATTAACGAACGGATCACCCAGATAACAGTCCCCTTGGTGCACCACGTATGAAAAGCATGGTCCGTCATCAAAGTAGCATCTCAGGAGACATTCGATATCATTGTAACGGGGAATCGGATACCCAAGGGGGATTCTCTTGTACATTTGTGACGCCCAATCATCTGTCATTTTGACTGTGTAAACGCCGTCCAAATATGACAGGAGGGATTCTATGAGCAAAAAACAATTAGCAAAGGGGTTGGTGCACTCTAGCGCTCTGACACTGATCATTACCATGAACTTGAACGTCCgatatttcatcaaatgttTCAACTGCTTCAAAGTGACTTAGTGCTCCAAAATAGCAAAAGGATTCATGGTAGACGAAAAGTCTGCATTCATTTGAGAGGTTCATAATTCGACAACGAAGGGCACAACCACCAATAGACGAATTCCATGGGATCCGAGAGAACATTCGTGGTCTCCAGATATGGTGGTGCATCGGAATAGTGTGGAACTTCCCAGTTGATGCGTTTAAATGCGCTGggaaatggaataaaaaagCGCCTGACGGATTTGAGTAAATAATTGGATGCTGGGAAAGGGAATAGTTACTCGACGTTACAAGAACATCCTAAACCACGCTTTGTTTGCCCACATTTTGGTTTtcgacaattgcatttttacCTTTGCGACCAATCTATTGATGAAATATGTCTGTAAACTATGACGATGATAACTGACAGTTGTTTGGTCGTTCATTGGAAGGTTTTTAAATTTTTGGGTGTTGtttttcaagttccaaatgcaaaataaaacTGAAGCAAAATCCAAGGTTAAGTACCAAGGATCTTAAACATAACATATTCTGCACAAATGATTTAACTAACTTAAAATAATGGCCCCACTGGGAGagttttacatttttatttgttttgataATTTAAAGTATCACATTTTATGTGGACTTCAGTCCATCTTAGGataaacaaagaaaatgctaGCTGATTCCAGCCAATGATTATTAAAATTACTGATGCCAACGACATGGAAACTAGTTTCAAATCATAATTCACACAAAATACATAATAATCAAAAGTCTCTTTTTTGTTAAAGAAGGTTTTCATTTAGTGTTTCCATCCATCACTTGCCTCTGCAATACCTTGAAATATTGGACCAAAAATATACTCGTATGCACTACTAAATGATTTTACTCGAGTCTATGCAAAATCTGTTTTataacacattcagagattgtggcacatttcaaatcttgaagTAGGCAAAGTCTTCTTCTTTCCCAATTTGTCTCAGTAAACCAAAGAAATGCAAGTGCATCAActacttgaaaaaaaaacgatgtaAGCGACTCAATCTATTTTACCAGGCAAAATTGTATCAACTCTTTTCCTACGGCAATTTGAGGGTTCTGAACACTTCGCACTCCAAATGCTGATAGAATGTGATACCTCAAACGAGATGATCAGAATTGGTTTAGTacccatgaaaaaagtgaagagggcAATCGCAGAGAGTACATATATACAAAAACTTGCAGGTTGAGGAAGGTAATGAAATTCTTAGTTATTGCGGAGGAGAAAGTGGGCCCCATTGAACACATTCTTTGCCAGCTTCCTAACCCGATGGAATTTGATTGGGAGCCAAACAAGGGTACGCGACCACCGATATTCCAAGAGGATGTCGGGTCAAGGATAATAGTGTATTGTCAAGTCCTTGATCGGGCAGGACAGCTTTTGTCAGGACATCACCTCCGAAAAGGTCAGGGTCAAAACAATATAAGACACTggccttgccagcccgatggaGAGGGGCTCTGTTTTGCATataaaatgcgtccatgcattattggcataaccATGGCTTTCTacttgatggtattgacttgaaggccgttctcttggcaataaccgtagagagcattgatggcattttgcaattccacggctgcatcagccaagagaaccagatCTTCTGCATATCGAGTACATTGTATCATAAAATGAttaatggtggggccttggtgagtgaggtCTTCAGACAAGTCAGATagataaagattgaaaaggattgGCGATTGGATCCCCTGCGGAACAGGAGAATAGGTCCTCACTAGAACCAATGGAGCATCTAAGTTCTGCCTAGATGTTGGCCAGCAAGACACACATGGAACTCGGAATTCCCCATTGTCGGAGTTTGATGACTAACTGGGTTCGTCGGTCCAACCTGGTtcaatgctttggagaaatccacataACAAACCATCCATACACACTCCTTTTATTGCTGATGTTAGAAcccacaatttcatagaggagagtggttgccgtggtggttgagcggccCCTCCGGAAATTGAGTAGGAACTCACTCGTAAGGGTGTCAAACGTGAAAGAATAACAGACGGTGATTTGACGATTATTTCATTCTACCCATTACATATACCGATATCTAACAACAGGGGATCTATCGTCATGCAAAAGTACTCCATTTCTATGCTTTGGCATACAATGTCTTTTTAGAACAgtttgttgtcttttttgctttaacTCTAACAACTTTTTGCAAAGCCAAATCTGATTATCCAAACAggaatgaaatgtttttttagattttgggGTCATTGAGGTCCTAATGAGTGTAGGATGGGTAATCCAACAGCCCTATTAGTAATGTTAGGATAACTCTTTTACgtaatttcaaaagaaaaaaactttctcaaaaaaatcGAGCTGGGTATGTTTAAGCACAGTTTCCCTTGAAGTGATTTGTACTTGTATTCTAATCAGTTttgagttttatttttttgccacttttaaCCATTATTTTGGACTCGCATTCCCAAGCTAAATTCAAAAGAGCTATTCCCTTCATGGCTTGATTCTGTTTTATCATGAAAGCTTACGAATAAATGCATCAACTGACTCCGTGTCCTCAGAATTCAAGACACTGGGTAAATCGCCGTCCGCATTGCCCAAATAGCAGGTGCCTTCtttcaacaaaaagaaatgacattCTGGATCCAATTGAAAAGCGCAGAAAAATTCGCAGCTTTGTTGGAAATCTTCAGCGCTCCGAGATTTGAAGACAAACTCAGCGAAGTTGGAGCTGGCGATGTTTCTGTCGAGAATGTACTCGAATTCGCTATTTTCAATTCCctctgaaagagaaaaagatacTTGAAAGACTTAAGATCGATTGTTAAGGATAAATCTCGTTATCACACTTTTTGACAACCAAATATCTGGTGGAGATGTCGCATCAAAATCATCGAGAAAGAACCCTGGTTCGGTTGTCCCAAAATAACACATCAATTCAGTATGCACCATGAAAAGACAAGGCATGCTATCCATTAGACACCAAATCTCACAACGTTCTTTCTGATCGCAAGCAATCCCGAAGTAGatgaaagaaaaccaaatttcGCCCATCTCGTTAAACAAATACATTGAACGGGTTTCATTAAcgaaccctacattcaaaagAACAGTATATGTAAAGTATCACAAATTGGGTGGTCCATAAGAGAGGTACCTGGGTTCACGTAGAGTCCCACCGGAGGTATGGCTGTGGGTAGAATTGAAGTGTTATAGCTGATTCCACCACCCAGATAGCATAAACCATCTTCAATAGTGAACAGGTAACAACTGATATCATATAAGCATTCCAGGTAACAACCAAATATGGaatcttttttcatgtgccTGTACATTCTTGACTTCCAAAGATCGACGATGGGACTCACCAGGTGCAGATATGAGCCCAAGATATTTGGAATTGCATCTAAAGCGAAATtaacaaaataaatttcaacAACTATGAATGAATAATACAAAtcatttgcaatattttctttttattatATTAACTCTGAAAGCATCTTAAATACAAACCTGGATTCAAACTGAGCATTATGCTGTATCTGAAAAGAATACTAGCAGTTCTAATTTCTATACTGTTTTTGTCTTAGCAATGTTTTGCACATGATTTCTACATTGCATTGTATTCGCTATTTCACGATGAATCAACATGACCATCCGCCACATACCACCGCAAAATGGACGGGGGGCGCTGAGGTCGAGAAAGAACATTTCCTACTCTTTTCAACTTATTGTGTTTCTCTTCCAATGAGGATTGCCGAATATGGTTTGGACCGcgtattttcaatttcaactcaaTTATACGATTGAGTTGAAGGTTATCTTACAAGGACGAAAACATTCCAGAACCATTCGCATTCAAAATGCTTCTATGCCCATATTCCAGGGGTCTTTGAAAGATGCCTGTTGTTCTGGAGAATCTCTTCTCCTGCAAGCGGACTGCATATATCCCACCTACTAATAATTAAGCCTCCCTTGGAACAGTTTGTTTTATCAGCTAATTGAGGGAGCTAACAATGGGCAACTATCCACCTCCGAGTTCTCTTTCACACTGCCTGGGGACGGACGCCTTCCATGGCAGGATTGGCCGATCTGGGCTGAATTGGCCAATGATGGCTGGGTAAAACAAACATTCGGATCAACGTTGTCTCCATCTGGCTGTTCCCC from Tigriopus californicus strain San Diego chromosome 1, Tcal_SD_v2.1, whole genome shotgun sequence includes the following:
- the LOC131889992 gene encoding uncharacterized protein LOC131889992 encodes the protein MCRLFPPSKFHVIHGGSDPNGDHRGSTIFMGHSGVCHDNFLDLPVPLSAMGYAYGDDSIFVCGGTSDTAGGEQDQCYRWRFDTFPRVWLPLPAMMYRQMMFPMYYQDGALYAAGGISDDSSIIPEMNRLILGDSSWTKGASYGSSGFYAQCGILHQSQIYSIGGSSNTITYSLSIYIYDIMNDDWRISPFILPRGLRHMACSIVLGNGEWIPDIFLLAGGEMGSGEYSNKVYSMDPSSNGEVLEMLELSMTVAKFGPQNSFATFAGDNVFLAVGFGNNSYQTEFVLQWNRWNPSFEPFNNDLPGRQLPGNAMIPLRHVPICESQSRMWKLIVNHVKPTRFPIGGWNENMNDDQNSIYSHFQMLEEFRCEGRFHFRLIYPELGTYNEWYQTNDPSLQSNGSATDFIGVALGMPLGFNGLVHNNRDALTIGDSNSTYPHWFSVGRIKTDSLTGEFPGPPNVFVSVVQLFVKDDCIIALPELLK